Proteins from a genomic interval of Nostoc sp. TCL240-02:
- a CDS encoding IS4 family transposase produces the protein MIINSFPKIVKDILKSLPKNDYPVLNSRLFFECWLSYALDNSLTSMRDLFNRLNNNCFEVDISTFSKANLHRSQKPFQEIYQKLNELVQKKVQKKLHNKYAICPIDSTIITLTSKLLWVLGHHQVKLFSSLNLSTGSPEDNFINFGHDHDYKFGSKMMSSLPINAVGVMDRGFAGLKFIQELVQENKYFVLRIKNNWKLEFDGSNGLVKVGASDDAQAYRVINFCDLETKTEFRLVTNLPESGDAAVHDDEIRDIYRLRWGVELLWKFLKMHLKLDKLITKNVNGITIQIYVSLIAYLILQLLSIPEQWGHTLLDKFRYLQSCMCQKISYVHWFEEMMFC, from the coding sequence GTGATTATAAATTCATTTCCCAAAATTGTCAAAGATATACTGAAAAGCCTGCCAAAAAACGATTATCCAGTATTGAACAGTCGTCTGTTTTTTGAGTGCTGGCTATCCTATGCCCTGGATAACAGCTTAACAAGTATGCGAGATTTGTTTAACAGATTAAATAACAATTGTTTTGAGGTAGATATTTCTACTTTCTCTAAAGCAAATTTACATCGAAGCCAAAAACCTTTTCAAGAGATTTACCAAAAATTAAATGAATTAGTACAGAAGAAAGTTCAAAAAAAGTTACACAATAAATATGCAATTTGTCCAATAGATTCAACAATTATTACTCTCACAAGTAAATTGTTATGGGTACTAGGTCATCATCAAGTCAAGCTGTTTAGTTCCTTAAATCTCTCCACAGGAAGCCCAGAAGATAACTTCATCAATTTTGGACATGACCATGATTATAAATTTGGTTCCAAAATGATGTCTAGTCTCCCAATAAATGCTGTTGGAGTAATGGATAGGGGTTTTGCTGGATTAAAATTTATCCAAGAATTAGTACAAGAAAACAAATATTTTGTTTTGCGGATAAAAAACAATTGGAAACTAGAATTTGATGGCTCAAATGGATTGGTCAAAGTTGGTGCATCTGATGATGCTCAAGCTTATAGAGTAATTAATTTCTGTGATTTAGAGACAAAAACCGAGTTTCGCTTAGTGACTAATTTACCAGAGTCGGGAGATGCAGCTGTTCATGATGATGAAATTAGGGATATTTATCGATTACGTTGGGGAGTTGAATTGTTGTGGAAGTTTTTAAAGATGCACTTAAAACTTGACAAACTCATTACCAAAAACGTCAATGGTATTACCATACAAATTTACGTGAGCTTGATAGCCTATCTGATTTTACAGCTTTTATCTATTCCCGAACAATGGGGACATACACTATTAGATAAATTCCGCTATCTTCAATCTTGTATGTGTCAGAAAATCAGCTATGTTCATTGGTTTGAGGAGATGATGTTTTGCTGA
- the nadA gene encoding quinolinate synthase NadA, with the protein MFTTALAQRENTQLGELPLDLFAAIQSLKKELNAVILAHYYQEPDIQDIADFIGDSLQLARAAEKTNADVIVFAGVHFMAETAKILNPDKLVLLPDLNAGCSLADSCPADEFAAFKAAHPNHLVVSYINCSADIKAMSDIICTSSNAVKIVQQIPKEQPIIFAPDRNLGRYVMEQTGRDLVLWQGSCVVHETFSEKKIVQLKIAHPEAEAIAHPECESSVLRHASFIGSTAALLKYCQNSPTKEFIVATEPGIIHQMQKLAPDKHFIPAPPMNNCACNECPFMRLNTLEKLYWAMKNRTPEITMSEDIRLAALRPMQRMLEMSV; encoded by the coding sequence GTGTTTACTACTGCATTAGCTCAACGAGAAAACACCCAACTGGGTGAACTACCACTAGATTTGTTTGCCGCGATTCAGAGTCTCAAAAAAGAACTCAACGCCGTTATCCTGGCGCATTATTATCAAGAGCCAGATATTCAGGATATTGCAGACTTTATTGGGGATTCATTACAACTGGCAAGAGCCGCCGAAAAAACCAATGCGGATGTAATTGTTTTTGCTGGCGTTCACTTCATGGCAGAAACAGCAAAGATACTTAATCCCGATAAATTAGTACTTTTACCAGATTTGAATGCTGGTTGTTCTTTAGCAGACAGTTGTCCAGCAGATGAGTTTGCAGCTTTTAAAGCAGCGCATCCGAATCATTTGGTGGTGTCTTACATCAACTGTTCTGCTGATATCAAGGCGATGAGCGATATTATTTGTACTAGCTCCAACGCTGTGAAAATTGTCCAGCAGATACCGAAGGAACAGCCAATTATTTTTGCCCCCGATCGCAATTTGGGGCGGTATGTGATGGAACAGACGGGACGAGATTTGGTGCTATGGCAAGGTAGCTGTGTTGTCCATGAAACCTTTTCGGAAAAGAAAATCGTCCAGTTAAAAATTGCTCACCCAGAAGCAGAGGCGATCGCACATCCAGAATGTGAAAGTAGTGTATTGCGCCACGCCAGCTTTATTGGCTCTACAGCCGCATTACTCAAGTATTGTCAAAACAGCCCCACCAAAGAATTTATCGTTGCGACAGAGCCGGGAATCATTCACCAAATGCAAAAACTAGCTCCTGACAAGCATTTTATTCCTGCACCGCCGATGAATAACTGCGCTTGTAACGAATGTCCGTTTATGCGGTTAAACACCCTAGAAAAGCTCTACTGGGCAATGAAAAATCGCACTCCCGAAATTACCATGTCAGAGGATATTCGCCTTGCTGCACTGCGACCAATGCAACGAATGCTGGAAATGAGCGTGTAA
- a CDS encoding TIGR04168 family protein, giving the protein MTSQKTQSINLKIAVVGDIHDQWEVEDGVALKHLGVDLVLFVGDFGNESVEVVRAIASLDIPKAAVMGNHDAWYTATEWGRKKAPYDRSKEDWVQEQLDLLGSSHVGYGKLDFPAWNLTVVGGRPFTWGGPEWKFAEICKERYGVTSLEESADRIVKAVKSAAYETIIFLGHNGPSGLGDRPEDPCGKDWHPIGGDFGDPDLGEAISQALTAGKTIPLVTFGHMHRDLRHTKKVQRKPIFRSPEGTIYLNAASVPRIVENDSEKLRNFSIVSLEAGVVSQVSLVWVGNDFQVAKGEILYERSRIVS; this is encoded by the coding sequence ATGACCAGTCAGAAAACTCAATCGATAAACCTCAAAATTGCTGTAGTTGGAGATATTCACGACCAATGGGAAGTGGAAGATGGCGTTGCACTCAAGCATTTGGGTGTTGACTTAGTGCTGTTTGTCGGGGATTTTGGCAATGAATCGGTGGAAGTGGTCAGAGCGATCGCTTCTCTCGATATTCCCAAAGCAGCCGTGATGGGCAACCACGATGCCTGGTATACCGCCACCGAATGGGGACGCAAAAAGGCTCCTTATGACCGCTCTAAGGAAGACTGGGTACAGGAACAACTCGATTTATTAGGTTCGTCCCATGTTGGTTACGGTAAGCTGGATTTTCCCGCTTGGAATTTAACTGTAGTGGGGGGTCGTCCCTTTACTTGGGGTGGCCCAGAGTGGAAATTCGCGGAAATCTGTAAAGAACGTTACGGTGTGACGAGTTTAGAAGAATCCGCCGATCGCATCGTGAAAGCTGTTAAAAGCGCCGCTTACGAGACAATTATATTTTTGGGTCACAATGGGCCTAGTGGGTTAGGCGATCGCCCCGAAGACCCCTGCGGAAAAGACTGGCACCCAATTGGTGGCGATTTTGGCGATCCAGATTTGGGCGAGGCGATTTCTCAAGCCTTGACTGCTGGTAAAACCATTCCCCTGGTGACATTTGGTCACATGCACCGAGATTTACGCCATACCAAGAAGGTGCAGCGCAAGCCCATCTTTAGAAGTCCAGAGGGAACAATTTACTTAAATGCGGCTAGTGTCCCCAGGATTGTGGAAAATGACAGCGAGAAGTTGCGTAATTTTTCTATTGTCTCCTTAGAGGCGGGTGTGGTTTCGCAAGTTTCCCTAGTTTGGGTGGGGAATGACTTTCAGGTGGCTAAGGGGGAAATTTTGTACGAGCGATCGCGTATTGTGTCGTAG
- a CDS encoding four helix bundle protein has translation MLRSGTSIGANVEEAQAAQSKADFISKLMIALKESRETRYWLRLLIATEIVPQSKISQLQTEAEELTKILGAIIISTKSPT, from the coding sequence TTGTTAAGGTCAGGAACATCGATTGGAGCTAATGTAGAAGAAGCACAAGCTGCTCAAAGCAAAGCTGATTTTATCAGCAAGCTCATGATTGCACTAAAAGAATCCCGTGAAACTCGGTATTGGTTAAGGTTGCTCATTGCTACCGAAATAGTACCTCAATCAAAAATTAGTCAACTCCAAACCGAAGCTGAAGAACTAACAAAAATTCTTGGTGCCATAATTATCTCCACCAAAAGCCCCACCTAA